A DNA window from Maribellus comscasis contains the following coding sequences:
- the corA gene encoding magnesium/cobalt transporter CorA, whose product MARFIKDISATKGQAPGSLIFIGDQKIATPIIKVMEYDTDSLIEKELTGINEGAINTKAQGVTWINIFGIHDIDMIQKMGELFEIHPLLLEDILNTDQRPKYLDKENHNALILNILQFNILANEITAEQITIILGQHFVLTLHESQGDIFEPVRERIRNKKSKARLNESDYLAYALLDTIVDNYIILIETIGRKVEDLEDRIFSHKDAKIAEEIYNLKTELNFLRKSIRPVGDLMIHLFKSEHSLFKKKNFHYLKDLSELVIHAIDVIELYSNMVSDQLSIYNANLNSRMNEVMRVLTIFASIFIPLTFFAGVYGMNFSYFPEIEFKYSYPLFWLVTLSIIVSLIFFFRKRKWF is encoded by the coding sequence ATGGCAAGATTTATTAAAGACATATCGGCAACCAAAGGGCAGGCGCCAGGCTCGCTTATTTTTATTGGGGATCAAAAAATAGCAACCCCGATTATTAAAGTAATGGAATATGATACCGACAGCTTAATTGAAAAAGAACTAACCGGAATTAATGAAGGCGCTATAAATACCAAAGCCCAAGGCGTTACATGGATTAATATTTTTGGGATTCATGATATAGATATGATACAAAAAATGGGGGAGTTATTCGAAATTCATCCTCTATTATTGGAAGACATATTAAATACAGACCAACGTCCGAAATATTTGGATAAGGAAAATCATAATGCGCTCATTTTAAATATTTTACAATTCAACATCCTTGCGAATGAAATTACTGCCGAACAAATAACAATAATATTAGGTCAGCATTTTGTGCTTACCTTGCATGAAAGCCAGGGTGATATTTTTGAACCCGTAAGAGAAAGAATACGAAATAAAAAAAGTAAGGCCAGATTAAATGAAAGTGATTACCTGGCCTATGCATTATTGGATACAATTGTGGATAATTACATCATATTAATTGAAACCATCGGTCGCAAAGTAGAAGACCTGGAGGACAGGATATTTTCACACAAAGATGCCAAAATTGCAGAAGAAATTTACAACTTAAAAACGGAGCTGAATTTTTTGAGAAAATCGATTCGTCCTGTTGGTGATTTGATGATCCATCTTTTTAAATCTGAACACTCCCTTTTTAAAAAGAAGAATTTTCACTATTTAAAAGACTTAAGCGAATTGGTAATTCATGCCATTGATGTTATTGAATTATACAGCAATATGGTTTCAGATCAATTAAGCATTTACAACGCCAACTTAAATAGCAGGATGAATGAAGTAATGAGAGTATTAACAATATTTGCTTCTATTTTTATTCCGTTAACTTTTTTTGCAGGTGTTTACGGAATGAATTTTTCTTATTTCCCCGAGATTGAATTTAAATATTCATATCCATTATTCTGGCTGGTTACGCTTTCCATTATCGTCAGCCTAATTTTTTTCTTCAGAAAAAGGAAATGGTTTTGA
- a CDS encoding DUF2179 domain-containing protein has translation MNLIFIDSIWFTFMLLPFLIFIARIADVTLDTLRIVFITKGNKIIAPILGFFQILIWLVAITRIMKDLDNITYYLAYAGGFATGNYIGLILEEKFALGIQMIRIVTQKDASSLISNLYEKGLHSTSVEAKSNQGKVHVIYLIVQRKMIQNIISLTNQYNPNAFYSIEDIRSVDVQSERINTKQKKYRHVGSEK, from the coding sequence ATGAACTTGATTTTTATCGACTCTATATGGTTTACATTTATGTTGTTGCCATTTTTAATTTTTATTGCACGTATTGCTGATGTAACCCTCGATACATTACGCATTGTATTTATTACAAAAGGAAATAAAATTATTGCGCCAATACTGGGCTTTTTTCAAATCTTAATTTGGTTGGTTGCCATTACCAGAATAATGAAAGACCTTGATAATATCACTTATTACCTGGCCTATGCAGGTGGTTTTGCAACAGGTAATTATATTGGACTTATTTTAGAAGAAAAATTTGCCCTGGGTATTCAAATGATACGAATTGTAACTCAAAAGGATGCCTCATCATTGATTTCAAATTTATACGAAAAAGGATTGCATTCTACCTCTGTTGAAGCAAAAAGCAATCAGGGGAAAGTACATGTTATTTATTTAATTGTGCAGCGCAAAATGATTCAGAATATAATTTCCTTAACAAATCAATATAATCCCAATGCATTTTATTCAATAGAAGACATTAGATCTGTTGATGTCCAGAGCGAAAGGATTAATACCAAACAAAAAAAATATCGGCACGTGGGCTCAGAAAAATGA
- a CDS encoding glycoside hydrolase 100 family protein — translation MKTNYEKEIEQAKKAALEVLLHNAHGPFHGLPRTAGWGYPEPYTRDQMISILGIAVSNNQELIKSIRNVLETLARNQTEHGHIPSLVHDKDDRGASDTTPLFLLAAGIFRKVSGEADFLAEAVEKALVWMSYQSPSDRFLVAQLPTSDWRDEQWVIGYGLYVNTLVYSYLRILGEHESAEKMRHAMSRFTVTGGTMHQHVHEGLVVKHKPYYAFWSYKIFSSERFDLLGNSLAILSGIASPKRADEMISWIEEECAGMHERGELTGALPPNFFPFIKPEDPDWHERYSKYNNPGDYHNGGIWPFICGFYIAALVAAKRYKLAAEKLEALTQCSKLSASGNQHFGFNEWIKAQNGKPLGQDWQTWSASMYLYAAKCVEEKRTPFFDEIRNK, via the coding sequence ATGAAAACCAATTATGAAAAAGAGATTGAACAAGCAAAGAAAGCAGCGCTGGAAGTCCTTCTTCACAATGCTCACGGGCCGTTTCATGGATTACCACGAACGGCAGGGTGGGGATATCCTGAGCCTTATACACGGGATCAGATGATTTCGATTCTGGGAATAGCCGTTTCCAATAATCAAGAACTTATCAAAAGTATCCGGAATGTGTTGGAAACACTGGCAAGAAATCAAACCGAACATGGCCATATTCCTTCGCTTGTGCACGACAAAGACGATCGTGGCGCCAGTGATACCACTCCTCTGTTTTTGCTGGCGGCAGGTATTTTTAGAAAAGTTTCAGGTGAAGCTGATTTCCTTGCAGAAGCCGTTGAAAAAGCACTGGTTTGGATGAGCTATCAAAGCCCTTCTGACAGGTTTTTGGTTGCACAACTACCCACCAGCGACTGGCGCGACGAACAATGGGTAATCGGGTACGGACTGTATGTGAATACACTTGTTTACAGTTATCTCAGAATTCTTGGCGAACATGAGTCAGCAGAAAAAATGCGCCACGCAATGAGCCGTTTTACCGTTACAGGAGGAACCATGCACCAACACGTGCATGAAGGTCTGGTGGTAAAACACAAACCTTATTATGCATTTTGGTCTTATAAAATTTTTAGCAGCGAGCGTTTTGATCTTCTTGGAAATAGCCTGGCCATTCTTTCCGGGATTGCCTCACCTAAGCGAGCCGATGAAATGATTTCGTGGATTGAAGAGGAATGCGCAGGAATGCATGAACGAGGCGAACTAACCGGGGCATTGCCACCCAATTTCTTTCCCTTCATTAAACCAGAAGATCCTGACTGGCATGAGCGATATTCCAAATATAATAATCCGGGAGATTACCACAACGGAGGAATCTGGCCATTTATATGCGGGTTTTATATAGCAGCCTTAGTTGCCGCCAAACGGTATAAACTGGCCGCTGAAAAACTGGAAGCGCTTACACAATGTAGTAAACTATCAGCATCCGGAAACCAACATTTTGGTTTTAACGAATGGATTAAAGCACAGAATGGAAAACCACTGGGACAGGACTGGCAAACCTGGAGTGCGTCAATGTATCTCTATGCTGCAAAATGTGTTGAAGAAAAAAGAACGCCTTTTTTTGATGAAATAAGAAATAAATGA
- a CDS encoding chaperone modulator CbpM, with product MKATQIDDLIAVNEFCVNHNVEISFINLLQQNGLIEISIIESKYFVEKEQLPQLEKFVRFYYDLDINLEGIETITYLLQRIENQQNEIVVLKNRLRFYEG from the coding sequence ATGAAAGCAACACAAATAGATGATTTAATAGCGGTAAATGAATTCTGTGTCAATCACAATGTCGAGATTTCTTTTATAAACCTTTTGCAACAAAACGGATTAATTGAAATCAGTATTATTGAATCAAAGTACTTTGTTGAAAAAGAGCAGCTTCCTCAGCTTGAAAAATTTGTTCGTTTCTATTATGATCTGGATATTAACCTCGAAGGAATTGAGACCATAACCTATTTATTGCAGCGAATAGAAAACCAGCAGAATGAGATAGTTGTGCTTAAAAACAGGCTTCGGTTTTATGAAGGATAA